The Fundidesulfovibrio soli genomic interval CGTGGTGGTCAACAAGATCGACCGCAAGGACGCCCGCACCCAGGAAGTTCTCAACGAGGTCTACGACCTCTTCATCGACCTGGACGCCACCGAAAAGCAGCTGGACTTCCCCGTGCTTTACGCCATCGGCCGCGAGGGCATCGCCAAGACCGAGTTGGACGGCGAAGGCACGGACCTCAAGCCCCTGTTCGAGGCCCTGGTCAACAACATCCCGGCCCCCAAGTTCAACCCCGACGAGCCCTTCCAGATGCTCGTGGCGGACCTGGGCTACTCCGACTTCCTGGGCCGTCTGGCCATCGGGCGCATCATGGCCGGGCAGGCCAAGCAGAACGACTCCCTGGTCTGCCTGGGCGAGGGCGGCAGCGTCACGACGCTTCGCGTCTCCCGCCTGCAGACCTACCGCGGCCCCTCGCTCATCGACGCCGCCGAGGCCAACGCGGGCGACATCATCGTGCTGGCGGGCATCGAGGACGTGAAGATCGGCGACACCATCTGCACCAAGGACGCCCCCAAGGCCCTGCCGCGCATCACCGTGGACGAGCCCACCGTGGCCATGAAGTTCGGCATCAACACCTCCCCCCTGGCCGGGCGCGAAGGCAAGCTGGTGCAGTCCCGCAAGATTCTTGAGCGCCTGGAGAAGGAAATGCTCTCCAACGTGGCCATCAAGGTGGAGCCGAGCACCGAAGGCGAGAGCTTCGTGGTCAAGGGGCGCGGCGAGTTCCAGATGGCCATCCTGGTGGAAACCATGCGCCGCGAAGGCTTCGAGCTCTCTATCGGCCGCCCCGAGGTCATCCTCAAGAAGGGCGCGGACGGGCAGCGCCTTGAGCCCATCGAGCGCGTCTTCGTGGACTGCGACGAAGCCTTCATGGGCGTGGTCACGGAGAAGCTCTCCGTGCGCAAGGGCCGCATGGTGAACATGGTCAACAACGGCAAGGGCCGCGTGCGCCTTGAATTCTCCGTGCCCTCGCGCGGGCTCATCGGCTACCGCGACGAGTTCCTGACCGACACCAAGGGCACCGGCATCCTGAACGCCTACCTGGAGGGCTACGAGCCCTTCCGGGGCGAGATCCCCAGCCGCTTCACCGGCTCCCTGGTGGCGGACCGCGCCGGCGTGGGCGTGGCCTACGGCATCTACAACCTGGAGCCGCGCGGCGAGATGTTCATCAAGGCGGGCGACCCGGTGTATGAAGGCATGATCATCGGCGAGCACAACCGCGACAATGACCTGGACGTGAACCCCGCCAAGGAGAAGAAGCTCACCAACATGCGCGCCTCCGGCAAGGACGAGGCCACCACCCTGACCCCCATCCGGCCCATGACGCTGGAGAGGGCCATCCACTTCGTGCGCGAAGACGAACTGGTGGAGGTCACGCCGCTTTCCATCCGCCTGCGTAAGGCCGAGCTTTCCGCCACCAAGCGCCACCTGCTGCACGGGCAGAAGAAGCGCGCCAAGGCCGAATAGCCAGCGCTTCGCATTGAACGATTGATAAGCCCCCGGCCGCGATTACGCGCGGTCGGGGGCTTTTGGTTGGGGTCAGGGAGGTGCTCCAGCCCGGGCAATTGCATCGCCCGATGCGATTGATCGGCTCAGCCGGTTCGGATACGAGGGGCGCAGGCCCGGAGATGCCGCCGTCGATGACTGGGCCTTCACGCGGCTCCCGAGCGCCGCTTCGGCGTGACAACATCTGGATATGGAGACACTCCCAGTGCCTATGAGGCAGATCATACTCACAGTGATGTTCCTCCTCGCTGCCGCCCCGGCCTCAGCGGCCGACCTGACCTCAAAGGCGGACCAGCTCCTGGGCATCCCCTACCGCCCGGACGGCGTGCGCGACCCCTCCGGCCGCTGGACCACCTTCGAGCACCCGGAGCAATCCTTCGCCACGCCCGGCCTCAACTGCTCCGGGCTGGACTTCACCCTCATGCGCCTCCTTGGCGCCACCACGGCCGACCCCCGCCAGGCCGCGCGCGACCGCCTGGGCGACTCCGGCCCCGGCGCGCCCAACGGTCAGGACTGGGACTTCGGCTTCGACATCATCCTGAACCTAACGGACCAGCTCCCCAGGCGCTGGCTGCTGCCACAGGCCAGGGCCGTGTCCCCGCCGGACACCGGCGAGACCATGCGCGGCTTCCCCGTGGACGACCGCGCCGCCTGGAAGAGCGCGCTCAACCAGATCGCTCCCAATCAGGCCGCGCCCAGCCAGGCGGCCTTGGTCAGCTTCAGCCAGCCTGGGCGGCGCAAGGGCTACGGCCTCCAGCACTACCACGTGGGCCTGATACTGCCGGACGCTACGGGCGGGCGCTGGCTCTACCAGGCCACCCCAAAGTCCGGCGCGCACAAGCTGAACCTGGCCTCGCCCGAGGGCATGGAGCGCTTCCAGCGCTTCTTCGCCGGGCCGGACAGGCGTGCCTTGCTGCTGGGCGTCACGCTACCCTAGGGCGTTGCCCCCGGAGCGCAAACAGGCTACATCCCCCGCCACCGCAATCCGCCGCAAGGAGCATCCCGTGGGCAAGGAAAACATGAGCCTGGACAAGATCCAGACCCAACCCGAGTTCGACCTGGAATACTACATGGAAATCAGCGGGCTCATGCGCATCGAGCATGAGCTGGCCGAACTGCTGGAGAAGTACTGGACCACCTGGGAGAAGGAGCTGAAGGCCTTCCGCATGGAGCCCACCAAGGCCGACGCGGACGACGGCTTCCTGCTGGTCTACCTGGACGAGGACACCGAGAACGCGGTGCAGCGCGCCTTCGAGGAGAACACCAAGTTCGGCTTCGCCTTCCACAACCTGGCCATCACCCTGGTGATGAGCGCCGCCCAGAGCGTGATGCCCGAACTCATCGGGGCCTGCGTGCCCCTGCCCACCCCCTCGCGCGAGGCCAAGAAGAAGTTCAAGAAGCTCGGCCTGGAATGGGACGACTCGGGCAAGATGAACCGCAACTACGCCGTGTTCACGCCCTATCCCTACAAGGGCGGCTGCGAGGTCTGCCACTCCTGCGACACCTGCCCCTCCAGCCAGATGAGGGAAATCGGCAAGACCCCCGAATAAAACTCCCGCCCCCAAGCTGTTTCTTCAGGCCCGCGCGGCGTCCCCTTGGGGAGCCGCGCGGGCTTTTTGTCATTCGCGGCCGTCCGGGCATGTCAGGGACGGCAATTCGTCTATCGGTCTCATTTGTTCTCATGATAACAAACGATTTGTCCTTTCCCCGCGCATGGATTCCAATGCCCGATCATTACGACGGGGGGCCTCCGGGCCGGACAGGGCGGAGAAGACCATGCGCGCCGACATACCATCAAGCTGGGCTTTCGACGACGAGTTCGACGGCGGCGAGGAGACTTGCGGCCGGGTGATCATCAACCTGCACACGTACGTGCGGGGGCTGGCTCCGGGCACGAGGATAGTGCTGATATCGGAAGATCCGGCCGCGCCAGTGGAGTTTCCGGCCTGGTGCCGCATGACCAGGAACGCCCTG includes:
- a CDS encoding sulfurtransferase TusA family protein, with protein sequence MRADIPSSWAFDDEFDGGEETCGRVIINLHTYVRGLAPGTRIVLISEDPAAPVEFPAWCRMTRNALLDMAHPYYLVELKPHLVPDGDKETRHG
- the typA gene encoding translational GTPase TypA, with the translated sequence MTTKINENIRNIAIIAHVDHGKTTLVDALFRQSGLYRDNQAMDDRVMDSMDLERERGITIAAKNCAVSYGSVKINIIDTPGHADFGGEVERSLAMADGAVLLVDASEGPLPQTRFVLKKALDRELTIIVVVNKIDRKDARTQEVLNEVYDLFIDLDATEKQLDFPVLYAIGREGIAKTELDGEGTDLKPLFEALVNNIPAPKFNPDEPFQMLVADLGYSDFLGRLAIGRIMAGQAKQNDSLVCLGEGGSVTTLRVSRLQTYRGPSLIDAAEANAGDIIVLAGIEDVKIGDTICTKDAPKALPRITVDEPTVAMKFGINTSPLAGREGKLVQSRKILERLEKEMLSNVAIKVEPSTEGESFVVKGRGEFQMAILVETMRREGFELSIGRPEVILKKGADGQRLEPIERVFVDCDEAFMGVVTEKLSVRKGRMVNMVNNGKGRVRLEFSVPSRGLIGYRDEFLTDTKGTGILNAYLEGYEPFRGEIPSRFTGSLVADRAGVGVAYGIYNLEPRGEMFIKAGDPVYEGMIIGEHNRDNDLDVNPAKEKKLTNMRASGKDEATTLTPIRPMTLERAIHFVREDELVEVTPLSIRLRKAELSATKRHLLHGQKKRAKAE